A genomic stretch from Komagataeibacter xylinus includes:
- a CDS encoding magnesium transporter CorA family protein has translation MFLAHRPGAPARTVTAAADVADAAWLDLLDPTTDEEALAAELTGLRIPTRAQLDEIESSSRLFMEGNAVYLSTPLVRKTPDDFFVSPVGFVLMHDRILTIRYTGFSAFDVVARQVAGQDAPLSANEAGIMLLEAIVDRLADILEHLGQSLDGMSKDVFQSEAPSQAQAANLLRNMLRRVGRSGDLSSSVRDSLLGLERISIFLGENKRHDLSERLQARLGTVGRDIRSLNDFVSQTANKVQFLLDATLGFISIEQNNGMKILTVVSFIGVAPTLVAGIYGMNFHDIPELNWKYGYWYSLALMAATVVLPLLWFWRRGWLGK, from the coding sequence ATGTTTCTAGCGCATCGCCCCGGCGCCCCGGCCCGTACCGTGACTGCGGCGGCGGATGTGGCCGACGCAGCATGGCTGGACCTGCTTGACCCCACCACGGATGAGGAAGCCCTCGCCGCCGAACTGACCGGCCTGCGCATTCCTACCCGCGCCCAGCTTGACGAGATCGAGAGTTCATCGCGCCTGTTCATGGAAGGGAATGCCGTCTATCTCTCCACGCCGCTGGTGCGCAAGACGCCGGATGACTTTTTCGTCTCCCCTGTGGGGTTCGTGCTCATGCATGACCGGATCCTGACCATCCGCTATACCGGCTTCAGCGCGTTTGACGTGGTGGCCCGGCAGGTGGCGGGGCAGGATGCGCCGCTCAGCGCCAACGAGGCGGGGATCATGCTGCTTGAGGCCATCGTGGACCGGCTGGCTGATATCCTTGAGCATCTGGGCCAGTCGCTTGATGGCATGTCCAAGGATGTCTTTCAGTCCGAGGCCCCGAGCCAGGCGCAGGCGGCCAACCTGCTGCGTAACATGCTGCGCCGGGTGGGGCGGTCGGGCGACCTGAGTTCATCCGTGCGCGACAGCCTGCTGGGGCTTGAGCGGATCTCGATCTTTCTGGGCGAGAACAAGCGCCATGACCTGAGCGAGCGGCTGCAGGCGCGGTTGGGCACGGTGGGGCGTGATATCCGTTCGCTCAACGATTTTGTTTCACAGACCGCCAACAAGGTGCAGTTCCTGCTTGATGCGACGCTGGGCTTTATCAGCATCGAGCAGAATAACGGCATGAAGATCCTGACCGTGGTCAGCTTTATTGGCGTGGCGCCCACGCTGGTGGCCGGTATTTATGGCATGAACTTTCACGATATACCGGAACTGAACTGGAAATACGGCTACTGGTATTCTCTGGCCCTGATGGCGGCCACCGTCGTGCTGCCGCTTCTGTGGTTCTGGCGGCGAGGATGGCTGGGAAAGTAA
- the trpB gene encoding tryptophan synthase subunit beta has protein sequence MSATDTQAGANSLRSGPDGRGRFGIFGGRFVAETLMPLLLELDAAYTAAQADPEFHRELDYYLKDYVGRPSPLWLARRMTEQLGGARIYMKREELNHTGSHKLNNVMGQILLARRMGRTRIVAETGAGQHGVATATVCALFGMKCAIYMGATDVERQKPNVFRMRLLGAEVVPVTAGAGTLKDAMNEAMRDWVTNVHDTYFLVGTVAGPHPYPQMVRDFQSIIGVETKEQIMEAEGRLPDAIVAAIGGGSNAMGIFHPFLDDPEVKLIGVEAAGCGLDSGRTAASIERGRPGVLHGNRTYLLQDEDGQITEAHSISAGLDYPGVGPEHSWLSDIGRAEYVGATDQEALDAFQLCTRTEGIIPALESAHAIAYAAKLAPTMGRDQIIVINISGRGDKDIFTVAEHLGVKL, from the coding sequence TTGAGCGCAACAGACACACAGGCAGGCGCCAACAGCCTGCGCAGCGGGCCGGACGGGCGCGGCCGTTTCGGCATTTTTGGGGGCCGTTTCGTGGCCGAGACCCTGATGCCGCTCCTGCTGGAGCTGGACGCCGCCTACACGGCCGCCCAGGCCGACCCCGAATTCCACCGTGAGCTGGATTATTACCTCAAGGATTACGTCGGCCGTCCCAGCCCGCTCTGGCTTGCCCGCCGCATGACCGAGCAGCTCGGTGGTGCCAGAATCTACATGAAGCGCGAGGAGCTGAACCACACCGGCTCCCACAAGCTCAACAATGTCATGGGCCAGATCCTGCTTGCCCGCCGCATGGGCCGCACGCGCATCGTGGCCGAGACGGGCGCGGGCCAGCACGGCGTGGCCACCGCCACCGTGTGCGCGCTGTTCGGCATGAAATGCGCCATCTACATGGGCGCTACCGATGTCGAGCGGCAGAAGCCCAACGTGTTCCGCATGCGGCTGCTTGGCGCTGAAGTGGTTCCCGTCACGGCAGGCGCCGGCACGCTCAAGGATGCCATGAACGAAGCCATGCGCGACTGGGTGACCAACGTGCATGACACCTACTTCCTGGTTGGCACCGTGGCAGGCCCCCACCCCTACCCGCAGATGGTGCGTGACTTCCAGTCCATCATCGGCGTGGAAACCAAAGAACAGATCATGGAAGCCGAAGGCCGCCTGCCTGACGCCATCGTGGCGGCCATTGGTGGCGGGTCAAACGCCATGGGTATCTTCCACCCCTTCCTCGATGACCCCGAGGTGAAGCTGATCGGCGTCGAGGCGGCAGGCTGCGGGCTGGACAGCGGGCGCACCGCCGCCTCCATCGAGCGCGGCAGACCCGGCGTGCTGCATGGCAACCGCACCTACCTGTTGCAGGATGAGGACGGGCAGATCACCGAGGCGCATTCCATCAGCGCGGGCCTCGACTACCCCGGCGTCGGCCCCGAGCATTCCTGGCTCAGCGACATTGGGCGGGCGGAATATGTCGGGGCGACCGACCAGGAGGCGCTCGACGCCTTCCAGCTCTGCACCCGCACCGAGGGCATCATCCCCGCGCTGGAAAGTGCCCACGCCATCGCCTATGCCGCAAAGCTCGCGCCCACCATGGGCAGGGACCAGATCATCGTGATCAACATTTCCGGTCGGGGAGACAAGGACATCTTCACCGTGGCCGAACATCTGGGAGTGAAACTGTGA
- the trpA gene encoding tryptophan synthase subunit alpha: MSRIARRFATLRAQGRGALIPYVEACDPDYDTALAILRGMPAAGADLIEVGVPFSDPSADGPTIQKAALRGLKGGSTMKRVLEMVRAFREGDDETPIILMGYTNPIEAYGAERFCTDAKAAGVDGLIVVDMPPEEADLLAGPAAASGLDIIRLVAPTTPDERLPVVFNGASGFVYYVSITGVTGTRTASTNELAQALPRLRKATDLPIAIGFGIRTPELAANAVSVADAAVVASALLNTLEGSLDADGKATATTVPAVLDQLRGLADAVHAVSKTT, encoded by the coding sequence GTGAGCCGCATCGCCCGCCGCTTCGCCACCCTGCGCGCGCAGGGCCGTGGCGCCCTCATCCCCTATGTCGAGGCCTGCGACCCCGATTACGATACCGCGCTCGCCATCCTGCGCGGCATGCCTGCTGCCGGTGCCGACCTGATCGAGGTGGGCGTGCCCTTTTCCGACCCGTCAGCCGATGGCCCGACCATCCAGAAGGCCGCCCTGCGCGGCCTGAAGGGCGGCTCGACCATGAAGCGCGTGCTGGAAATGGTGCGGGCCTTCCGCGAAGGCGATGACGAGACGCCGATCATCCTCATGGGTTACACAAACCCTATCGAGGCCTACGGCGCCGAACGTTTCTGCACGGATGCAAAAGCCGCGGGCGTGGACGGGCTGATCGTGGTCGACATGCCACCGGAGGAAGCCGACCTGCTGGCAGGCCCGGCGGCAGCCAGCGGGCTTGACATCATCCGCCTCGTCGCCCCCACCACGCCTGACGAGCGCCTGCCTGTCGTATTCAATGGCGCGTCGGGCTTCGTGTATTATGTCAGCATTACCGGCGTGACCGGCACGCGCACCGCCAGCACCAATGAACTGGCCCAGGCCCTGCCGCGCCTGCGCAAGGCGACAGACCTGCCGATTGCCATCGGCTTTGGCATCCGTACGCCCGAACTCGCGGCCAATGCCGTAAGCGTGGCCGATGCCGCCGTGGTGGCCTCGGCCCTGCTCAACACGCTTGAGGGCTCGCTTGATGCGGATGGAAAGGCAACAGCCACAACCGTGCCTGCCGTGCTGGACCAGTTGCGGGGGCTGGCCGATGCCGTGCATGCCGTAAGCAAGACCACCTAA
- the accD gene encoding acetyl-CoA carboxylase, carboxyltransferase subunit beta — protein sequence MSWLTEYVRPKIRGLLKREVPDNLWTNCESCEQMILTKDLRKALNVCPHCGHHMRATVPERLEWTFDNGEYTRIELPKVPVDPLSFRDRKRYTDRLKDERAKSHLEESMAVAHGQIGGHNAVVAVMAFEFIAGTMGAALGEAFLAAARLAILQQSPLIVFTASGGARMQEGMISLMQMPRTTVAVQMLKEAGLPYFVVLTNPTTGGVSASFAMLGDVQIAEPNALIGFAGQRVIEDTVREKLPEGFQRAEYLLEHGMLDMVVKRGDLREVLGRLVAQLNYRHIAPRAA from the coding sequence ATGAGCTGGCTGACCGAATATGTGCGCCCCAAGATCCGCGGCCTGCTCAAGCGGGAAGTGCCGGACAACCTGTGGACCAACTGCGAATCATGCGAGCAGATGATCCTGACCAAGGACCTGCGCAAGGCGCTGAACGTGTGCCCGCATTGCGGCCACCACATGCGTGCCACCGTGCCCGAGCGGCTGGAATGGACGTTCGATAACGGGGAATACACCCGCATCGAACTGCCCAAGGTACCGGTTGACCCGCTCTCCTTCCGTGATCGCAAGCGCTATACCGACCGGCTGAAGGACGAGCGCGCCAAGTCCCACCTTGAGGAATCGATGGCCGTGGCCCATGGCCAGATCGGCGGCCATAATGCGGTCGTGGCCGTGATGGCGTTCGAGTTCATTGCAGGCACCATGGGGGCAGCGCTTGGCGAGGCATTCCTCGCCGCCGCCCGCCTGGCCATTTTGCAGCAGTCACCGCTGATCGTGTTCACCGCATCAGGCGGCGCACGCATGCAGGAGGGCATGATCAGCCTGATGCAGATGCCGCGCACCACGGTGGCCGTGCAGATGCTCAAGGAAGCAGGCCTGCCCTACTTCGTGGTGCTGACCAACCCGACCACGGGTGGCGTGTCCGCCTCGTTCGCCATGCTCGGCGACGTGCAGATTGCCGAGCCCAATGCGCTGATCGGCTTCGCGGGCCAGCGCGTGATCGAGGATACGGTGCGCGAGAAGCTGCCCGAAGGCTTCCAGCGCGCGGAATACCTGCTTGAGCATGGCATGCTCGACATGGTGGTCAAGCGCGGCGACCTGCGCGAGGTGCTTGGCCGCCTGGTCGCACAGCTCAACTACCGCCACATCGCTCCCCGCGCCGCGTAG
- a CDS encoding folylpolyglutamate synthase/dihydrofolate synthase family protein, with protein MKAPALGPEFVGRTGQILERLNRLYPALIDLSLTRLETLLGRLGHPERHMPPVVHVAGTNGKGSTCAFMRAVAEAAGWRVHVLTSPHLVHVTERFRIAGQIVSEHELAAVLEEIEQVNAGAPITVFEVLTAAGFMLCARHPADLTIVEVGLGGRFDATNVIQRPASCAITAISMDHEAFLGDTLGAIAGEKAGIIKHGVPVATGRQPAEVMDVLVRTAQAQAAPLWRRDHEWFIDPTAQGTGLRYRDVHGTLELPLPGLRGAHQIDNAGLAIATLRAGALPVSAQGWAGIAQARWPARMQRLSGHLAALLPARWELWLDGGHNPGAGHVLAQVMDEWADRPTHLVIGMKQTKDATGFLAPLLPRAASIQAVAEEGQHLAQPVADIVAASDGRATAGPTLHAALRHLAAEAGPDAPPARVIICGSLYLAGVALQHDGWQPD; from the coding sequence ATGAAAGCGCCTGCCCTCGGGCCGGAATTCGTGGGCCGCACAGGGCAGATACTGGAACGGCTGAACCGGCTGTATCCGGCCCTGATCGACCTGTCGCTTACCCGGCTTGAAACGCTGCTTGGCCGCCTTGGCCACCCCGAGCGCCACATGCCGCCCGTCGTGCATGTGGCGGGCACCAATGGCAAGGGCAGCACCTGCGCCTTCATGCGCGCCGTGGCCGAGGCTGCGGGGTGGCGCGTGCATGTGCTCACCTCGCCCCACCTCGTGCATGTGACCGAGCGCTTCCGCATTGCGGGCCAGATCGTGAGCGAGCACGAACTCGCCGCCGTGCTTGAAGAGATCGAACAGGTCAACGCAGGCGCGCCCATTACCGTGTTCGAGGTGCTGACGGCGGCAGGCTTCATGCTCTGCGCCCGCCACCCGGCGGACCTGACCATTGTGGAAGTGGGGCTGGGTGGCCGGTTTGACGCCACCAACGTGATACAGCGCCCGGCTTCCTGCGCCATTACCGCCATCTCGATGGACCACGAGGCCTTTCTGGGCGATACGCTAGGTGCCATCGCGGGTGAGAAGGCGGGCATCATCAAGCACGGCGTGCCAGTCGCCACGGGCCGCCAGCCAGCCGAGGTGATGGACGTCCTTGTCCGCACCGCGCAGGCTCAGGCAGCCCCGCTATGGCGGCGCGACCATGAATGGTTCATTGACCCCACGGCCCAGGGCACGGGCCTGCGCTACCGCGACGTGCATGGCACGCTGGAGCTGCCCCTGCCCGGCCTGCGTGGCGCCCACCAGATCGATAATGCAGGCCTTGCCATCGCCACCCTGCGCGCGGGCGCCCTGCCCGTATCTGCCCAAGGCTGGGCAGGCATTGCGCAGGCACGCTGGCCTGCGCGCATGCAGCGCCTGTCGGGCCATCTGGCAGCCCTTCTGCCTGCACGGTGGGAGCTATGGCTTGACGGGGGCCACAACCCCGGCGCAGGCCACGTTCTGGCGCAGGTTATGGATGAGTGGGCGGACCGGCCCACCCATCTGGTCATTGGCATGAAGCAGACCAAGGATGCCACCGGCTTCCTCGCCCCGCTGCTGCCGCGTGCCGCTTCCATTCAGGCCGTGGCGGAAGAAGGCCAGCATCTGGCCCAGCCCGTGGCCGATATCGTGGCCGCATCCGACGGTCGTGCGACTGCGGGCCCGACCCTGCATGCCGCCCTGCGCCATCTTGCGGCTGAGGCAGGCCCTGACGCCCCCCCGGCCCGCGTGATCATATGCGGCAGCCTGTACCTAGCCGGTGTTGCGCTACAGCACGATGGCTGGCAACCGGACTGA
- a CDS encoding sugar porter family MFS transporter translates to MENQTAPPAFDSARMRTLIIGCLAALAGLMAGLDIGVISGALDLLAATFHATTFQQEWIVSAMMGGAAVGSLCGGWMSHQIGRKHALLVGAAVFVAGSLACALAWSIPSMIAGRLIMGLAIGVAAFTAPLYLSEIASEQARGAMISTYQLMITAGIFIAFLSNTMFSYSGNWRGMFAVAAVPGVLFLIGVLFLPYSPRWLMMRGRRKEALEVLEDLRNDKSVAMQEIQNISRQLQQKQRGWSLLRNNRNFRRSIFLGMALQVMQQLAGVNVVMYYAPKIFALAGYVGPAQLWCTAMVGLVNMLATFIAIGLVDRWGRKPILYTGFLIMAVGMGSLGFMLNRPHLDQSEQIIAVFMLLIYISGFAMSAGPLIWVLCSEVQPLQGRDLGISISTLTNWIANMIVGASFLSLLQWMGNGPTFWLFAGFNLFFVLVTWRFIPETRDMSLEKIEQRLMAGLPLREIGRGAPLPEEK, encoded by the coding sequence ATGGAAAATCAGACCGCGCCCCCCGCATTTGATTCGGCACGGATGCGTACCCTCATCATCGGCTGCCTTGCTGCGCTGGCAGGCCTCATGGCCGGGCTTGATATCGGGGTCATATCCGGTGCGCTCGACCTGCTTGCCGCCACCTTCCACGCCACTACCTTCCAGCAGGAATGGATTGTCAGCGCCATGATGGGGGGTGCTGCGGTCGGTTCGCTGTGCGGGGGCTGGATGTCGCACCAGATCGGGCGCAAGCATGCGCTGCTGGTGGGGGCGGCCGTGTTTGTGGCGGGCTCGCTGGCCTGTGCGCTGGCCTGGTCGATTCCGTCCATGATTGCAGGCCGTCTCATCATGGGGCTTGCCATCGGGGTGGCGGCCTTCACGGCGCCGCTCTACCTGTCCGAGATTGCAAGCGAGCAGGCGCGTGGCGCCATGATCTCGACCTATCAGCTCATGATCACGGCGGGCATTTTCATCGCCTTCCTCAGCAACACCATGTTCAGCTATTCGGGCAACTGGCGCGGCATGTTCGCCGTGGCGGCCGTGCCGGGCGTGCTGTTCCTGATTGGCGTGCTGTTCCTGCCCTACAGCCCGCGCTGGCTCATGATGCGTGGCCGCCGCAAGGAAGCGCTGGAAGTGCTGGAAGACCTGCGTAACGACAAAAGCGTGGCCATGCAGGAGATCCAGAACATCAGCCGCCAGCTCCAGCAGAAGCAGCGCGGCTGGAGCCTGCTGCGCAACAACCGCAATTTCCGCCGCTCCATTTTCCTGGGCATGGCGCTGCAGGTCATGCAGCAGCTCGCAGGGGTGAATGTGGTGATGTACTACGCCCCCAAGATCTTCGCGCTTGCAGGCTATGTCGGCCCTGCGCAGCTATGGTGCACGGCCATGGTGGGGCTGGTGAACATGCTGGCCACCTTCATTGCCATTGGTCTTGTCGACCGCTGGGGCCGCAAGCCTATACTCTATACCGGCTTCCTGATCATGGCGGTGGGCATGGGCAGCCTTGGTTTCATGCTTAACCGCCCGCATCTGGACCAGTCGGAGCAGATCATCGCGGTGTTCATGCTGCTGATCTATATTTCCGGCTTCGCCATGTCGGCGGGTCCGCTGATCTGGGTGCTGTGCTCGGAGGTGCAGCCGCTGCAGGGGCGTGACCTTGGCATTTCCATCTCCACGCTCACCAACTGGATCGCCAACATGATCGTGGGCGCAAGCTTCCTGTCGCTGCTGCAGTGGATGGGCAACGGCCCCACCTTCTGGCTGTTTGCAGGCTTCAACCTGTTCTTCGTGCTGGTCACGTGGCGCTTCATTCCCGAGACGCGGGACATGTCGCTTGAAAAGATCGAGCAGCGCCTGATGGCAGGCCTGCCGCTGCGCGAGATCGGCCGGGGCGCACCGCTGCCTGAGGAAAAGTAG
- a CDS encoding transcriptional repressor, whose protein sequence is MTQTAGTSLPAGIESLLEQAASLCAARAVRLTDMRRLVLGLVLAADRPLGAYELLEQIRASRGKPVAPPTVYRALDFLMEQGLIHKIERLSAFVGCRHMLESGHGCHGHVHAAQFLICSACGRVTELDDPHILKALLEVTKARGFTMRQTTIEAEGLCAACG, encoded by the coding sequence ATGACACAGACGGCCGGAACCAGCCTGCCCGCGGGGATCGAGTCCCTGCTTGAGCAGGCTGCCAGCCTGTGCGCCGCGCGCGCGGTAAGGCTGACGGACATGCGCCGCCTGGTGCTCGGGCTGGTGCTGGCCGCCGACCGGCCGCTGGGCGCCTATGAACTGCTTGAGCAGATCCGTGCCAGCCGGGGCAAGCCGGTGGCACCGCCCACGGTGTACCGGGCGCTGGATTTTCTGATGGAGCAGGGGCTGATCCACAAGATCGAGCGGCTTTCGGCTTTTGTGGGGTGCAGGCACATGCTGGAATCGGGGCATGGCTGCCACGGGCATGTCCATGCGGCGCAGTTCCTGATCTGTAGCGCGTGCGGGCGTGTGACCGAACTCGATGATCCCCATATCCTCAAGGCACTCCTTGAGGTGACGAAGGCGCGGGGCTTTACGATGCGGCAGACCACCATTGAGGCTGAAGGCCTGTGCGCCGCGTGTGGCTGA
- a CDS encoding flavin reductase: MGIDALTFRNAMARLGAAVNVVTTGTLDDPAGFTASAVCSVTDTPPTVLVCLNRNSRVRDRFRVDAAMCINVLAADQQDISGVFASPLEQAERFRSGHWDTLTTGAPVLNEAVLSLDCRIERIVEVGTHSVMFGAVESLRNSSPRGGLVYFNRSYHMLPHAPGE; encoded by the coding sequence ATGGGGATTGACGCCCTCACCTTTCGCAACGCCATGGCCCGCCTTGGCGCGGCCGTAAATGTTGTTACGACGGGAACACTTGATGACCCGGCGGGTTTTACCGCGTCTGCCGTGTGTTCGGTCACCGATACGCCCCCTACTGTTCTGGTCTGCCTCAACCGCAACTCCCGTGTGCGTGACCGCTTCCGGGTGGATGCGGCCATGTGCATCAACGTGCTCGCTGCCGACCAGCAGGATATATCGGGCGTGTTCGCAAGCCCGCTCGAGCAGGCCGAGCGCTTCCGTTCCGGCCATTGGGATACGCTGACCACGGGTGCTCCCGTGCTGAACGAGGCGGTGCTGTCGCTTGACTGCCGCATTGAGCGGATTGTGGAGGTGGGCACCCACAGCGTCATGTTCGGCGCGGTGGAAAGCCTGCGCAATTCCAGCCCCCGTGGCGGGCTGGTCTACTTCAACCGCAGCTACCATATGTTGCCTCACGCGCCGGGCGAATAG
- a CDS encoding enoyl-CoA hydratase/isomerase family protein, whose product MPPEPIQTTMQGALGRITLARPEALNALNLDMINHLAATLHAWRHDSRIETVLLDSTSPRAFCAGGDIRAIRALLREHGVAAAAEPFRHSYRLASMLAGYPKPVVSFLDGICMGGGVGLGGHVRHRIVTERACIAMPENAIALTPDAGGSYLLSRAPGLSGLRLGLTGGRMNATMALAAGFADRQAPSGQLESIRQALTHLPAGQVMDSLPPCPALDGGPDTATIAPVYDAPDVATVMARLHAHPAPWAQADLAAMRGACPFSLCITFAAYHAARALPDLDHVLEQEFQLISQLLRRPDFAEGVRARLIDKDNAPRWSPATLAEVPGREIAFCLKNHASFSLDLPVPDADQEQ is encoded by the coding sequence GTGCCCCCCGAACCCATCCAGACCACCATGCAGGGCGCGCTCGGCCGCATCACGCTCGCCCGCCCCGAGGCGCTCAATGCCCTGAACCTGGACATGATCAACCACCTTGCCGCCACCCTGCATGCGTGGCGCCATGATTCACGGATTGAAACCGTGCTGCTCGACAGCACCAGCCCCCGCGCCTTCTGCGCGGGCGGCGATATCCGCGCCATCCGTGCCCTGCTGCGCGAGCACGGGGTAGCGGCGGCGGCAGAACCCTTCCGCCACAGCTACCGGCTGGCCTCGATGCTGGCAGGCTACCCCAAGCCGGTTGTCTCGTTTCTGGACGGGATCTGCATGGGTGGCGGCGTGGGGCTTGGCGGGCATGTGCGCCACCGCATCGTGACAGAGCGCGCCTGCATAGCCATGCCTGAAAACGCCATTGCGCTTACGCCGGATGCAGGCGGGTCCTACCTGCTCTCGCGCGCGCCGGGGCTGAGCGGGCTGCGCCTTGGCCTGACCGGCGGGCGCATGAACGCCACCATGGCCCTTGCCGCAGGCTTTGCCGACCGGCAGGCCCCCTCCGGCCAGCTTGAAAGCATAAGGCAGGCGCTCACCCATCTGCCCGCGGGGCAGGTGATGGACAGCCTGCCGCCCTGCCCTGCCCTTGATGGCGGCCCGGACACCGCCACCATCGCCCCGGTCTATGACGCGCCGGACGTGGCAACGGTCATGGCGCGGCTCCACGCCCATCCGGCCCCATGGGCGCAGGCTGATCTTGCGGCCATGCGGGGGGCCTGCCCGTTCTCGCTGTGCATTACGTTTGCCGCCTATCATGCAGCGCGCGCCCTGCCTGATCTTGACCATGTGCTGGAGCAGGAATTCCAGCTTATCAGCCAGTTGCTCCGCCGCCCCGATTTTGCCGAGGGCGTGCGCGCGCGCCTGATCGACAAGGACAACGCGCCGCGCTGGTCACCCGCCACGCTGGCCGAGGTGCCCGGGCGGGAAATTGCCTTCTGCCTGAAAAACCATGCATCCTTTTCCCTCGACCTGCCTGTGCCCGATGCGGATCAGGAACAATAA
- a CDS encoding protein adenylyltransferase SelO family protein: MPFSTSYAPATHHSRLGDEFYDVVQAATFPAHILRYRNHDASPRIGLDGLTDAEWIRHFGHFDPLPGSLPQPLALRYHGHQFRSYNPDLGDGRGFLFAQLMDSVDGRLLDIGTKGSGTTPWSRGGDGRLTLKGGVREILASERLDAMGVRTSRTLSVIETGEALHRGDEPSPTRSCVLARLSHSHIRIGTFQRLVANDDQASLKHLVAYVLETYYPHLANEADPAAALYDAATTRMAEMTAQWMTAGFVHGVLNTDNINLTGESFDYGPWRFLPSFDPRFTAAYFDHSGLYAYGRQPEAMMWNVARLGECLIAISSLEKIQSIFDDFWDRYERFLDISVLNRLGVNEISRKSSQHLRECLFSFMEESQIGFEFPFFDWYGGPKSQKRAVSGSRASFYAQDSFRPVLDALMQHEPMAGRDLSHPYFSDGVPCLMPVETVEALWQPIATADDWSGLHATMGHIARMKAALDTVPHKGAG; encoded by the coding sequence ATGCCCTTCTCCACCAGCTATGCCCCCGCCACCCATCACAGCCGCCTCGGCGATGAATTCTATGACGTGGTCCAGGCCGCCACCTTCCCCGCCCATATCCTGCGCTACCGCAATCACGATGCCTCGCCCCGCATTGGCCTTGACGGGCTGACGGATGCGGAGTGGATCCGCCATTTCGGTCATTTCGACCCCCTGCCCGGCTCGCTGCCCCAGCCATTAGCGCTGCGTTATCACGGCCATCAGTTCCGGTCGTACAACCCCGACCTTGGCGACGGGCGGGGCTTCCTTTTCGCGCAGCTCATGGACAGCGTGGATGGTCGCCTGCTCGATATCGGCACCAAGGGTAGCGGCACCACGCCGTGGTCACGCGGGGGGGACGGGCGGCTGACGCTCAAGGGCGGCGTGCGTGAGATCCTGGCCAGCGAGCGGCTTGATGCAATGGGCGTGCGCACCTCGCGCACACTGAGCGTGATCGAAACCGGCGAGGCCCTGCACCGGGGTGATGAACCCTCGCCCACGCGCTCATGCGTGCTGGCGCGGCTAAGCCATTCGCACATCCGCATCGGCACGTTCCAGCGCCTCGTGGCGAATGATGACCAGGCCAGCCTGAAGCACCTCGTGGCCTATGTGCTCGAGACCTACTACCCCCATCTGGCCAATGAGGCCGACCCGGCGGCAGCGCTGTACGATGCCGCCACCACCCGTATGGCCGAGATGACGGCGCAGTGGATGACGGCGGGCTTCGTGCACGGGGTGCTCAATACCGATAACATTAATCTGACCGGCGAGAGCTTCGATTACGGCCCGTGGCGGTTCCTGCCCAGTTTCGATCCCCGTTTCACCGCCGCCTATTTCGACCATTCGGGCCTGTATGCCTATGGCCGCCAGCCCGAGGCGATGATGTGGAATGTGGCCCGGCTGGGCGAGTGCCTGATCGCGATTTCGTCACTTGAGAAAATTCAAAGTATTTTTGATGACTTCTGGGATCGATATGAAAGATTCCTTGATATTTCTGTATTAAACCGGCTTGGTGTCAATGAAATTTCAAGAAAATCATCGCAACATCTACGTGAATGTCTGTTCTCATTCATGGAAGAAAGCCAGATTGGGTTTGAATTTCCGTTTTTTGACTGGTATGGTGGCCCCAAGAGCCAGAAACGGGCTGTATCGGGGTCACGTGCATCCTTCTATGCACAGGATAGTTTCCGCCCCGTGCTCGACGCGCTCATGCAACATGAGCCCATGGCAGGCCGCGACCTGTCGCACCCCTATTTCAGTGACGGGGTGCCGTGCCTGATGCCGGTCGAAACCGTGGAAGCCCTGTGGCAGCCCATCGCCACGGCCGATGACTGGAGCGGCCTGCACGCTACCATGGGGCACATTGCCCGCATGAAGGCCGCCCTCGACACCGTGCCCCACAAAGGGGCAGGCTGA